In the genome of Methylophaga nitratireducenticrescens, one region contains:
- the tsaB gene encoding tRNA (adenosine(37)-N6)-threonylcarbamoyltransferase complex dimerization subunit type 1 TsaB, with protein MNLLALDTSTESCSAAITINGVLYQQQQMTQRGHSTLILGMLDQLFKQADASIADIEALAFGRGPGSFTGVRIGVGAAQGIAFARELPVIPVSTLAAVAQAAFDAFGQQNIAVAMDARMDEIYAACFQVKDGFVTLIDDEKVCTAKQFFPANSENWFGAGNGWQVYAEMLQANFSEQLIDQQADIYPVAATILKLAEQFYLRGEFVSADKALPVYLRNNVAKKKAQQG; from the coding sequence ATGAATTTGCTTGCCCTTGATACCAGTACTGAAAGTTGTTCTGCTGCAATCACCATTAACGGTGTGTTGTATCAGCAACAGCAAATGACTCAGCGAGGTCATTCGACCTTAATATTGGGGATGCTCGATCAGCTTTTCAAGCAAGCCGATGCCTCAATTGCTGATATTGAGGCATTGGCATTCGGTAGGGGCCCTGGTTCGTTTACCGGTGTTCGCATTGGGGTCGGAGCTGCGCAGGGAATTGCATTTGCCCGTGAACTTCCCGTCATTCCCGTTTCAACACTTGCTGCTGTTGCTCAGGCTGCTTTTGATGCCTTTGGACAACAAAACATAGCGGTGGCCATGGATGCCCGTATGGACGAAATATATGCAGCCTGTTTTCAGGTGAAAGATGGTTTTGTGACGCTTATCGATGATGAAAAAGTGTGTACTGCTAAACAGTTTTTTCCAGCAAATTCCGAAAATTGGTTTGGCGCAGGTAATGGGTGGCAGGTTTATGCTGAGATGTTGCAAGCTAACTTTTCTGAACAATTGATTGACCAGCAAGCCGATATTTATCCTGTTGCAGCAACGATTCTCAAACTTGCTGAGCAGTTTTATCTGCGTGGTGAGTTTGTCAGTGCTGATAAGGCTTTACCAGTGTATCTGCGGAATAATGTTGCTAAAAAGAAGGCGCAACAGGGATGA
- the cmoA gene encoding carboxy-S-adenosyl-L-methionine synthase CmoA — protein sequence MIKKADNIFASPLEQMVDFRFDERVVDVFPDMIQRSVPGYGTLISNIGILAARYAQENSSCYDLGSSLGAITLSMRQRIKAEDCQIIAVDNSPAMIERAEKIIAADNNRVAVELRCEDIHQMLIENASVVVMNFTLQFIAPALRDELIDKIYQGLKPGGIFILSEKLAFDSAEQQTFFTDAHHDFKRANGYSDLEISQKRSALENVLIPETLSTHQQRLSNAGFSRSECWFQCFNFASLIAFK from the coding sequence ATGATCAAAAAAGCCGATAACATATTCGCTTCACCGCTGGAGCAGATGGTGGACTTTCGCTTTGATGAACGCGTGGTGGACGTGTTTCCCGATATGATCCAGCGCTCGGTTCCAGGCTATGGCACCCTGATCTCCAATATCGGCATTCTGGCTGCTCGTTATGCTCAGGAGAACAGCAGTTGCTATGACCTGGGGAGTTCCTTAGGTGCGATTACCTTATCGATGCGCCAGCGTATTAAGGCTGAAGATTGTCAGATTATTGCTGTAGATAATTCCCCTGCAATGATTGAACGGGCAGAGAAAATTATCGCTGCGGATAACAATCGAGTAGCGGTTGAGCTGCGCTGTGAAGATATTCACCAGATGCTTATTGAGAATGCCTCGGTAGTGGTGATGAATTTCACCTTGCAGTTTATTGCCCCGGCTTTACGTGATGAGTTAATTGATAAAATCTATCAGGGCCTGAAACCGGGCGGCATATTTATACTGTCGGAAAAACTGGCTTTTGACAGTGCTGAGCAACAGACTTTTTTTACGGATGCACATCACGATTTCAAACGGGCCAATGGCTATAGTGATCTGGAAATCAGTCAGAAACGCAGCGCACTGGAAAACGTATTAATTCCAGAAACTCTGTCAACACATCAACAACGACTTAGCAACGCTGGTTTTTCCCGCAGCGAATGCTGGTTTCAATGTTTTAACTTTGCTTCTTTGATAGCGTTTAAATGA
- the cmoB gene encoding tRNA 5-methoxyuridine(34)/uridine 5-oxyacetic acid(34) synthase CmoB: protein MTVYEPFYRWLDSIGQADWAEQLAKFTEQRMADDFHGKMPLWQKALTDLPSIKPSAIELQQQVAIGAKEDLAAYDTSSFIELIKTFHPWRKGPYQLFDIHIDTEWRSDWKWDRVLPHLSSLHGRKVLDVGGGNGYHGWRMVGEGAQMVMGIDPTLVFSMQYQFMQHFIQSEKHFVLPIGIEHMPEKLHLFDTVFSMGVLYHRRSPLNHLMELRQCLRPGGELVLETLIIDGEEGMSLMPEERYAKMRNVWFIPSIPTMLLWLRKCGYKNVRCVDENLTSLQEQRATEWMTFESLADFLDPQDMHKTIEGYPAPKRAVFIADAP from the coding sequence ATGACCGTATATGAACCGTTTTATCGTTGGCTTGACTCCATTGGACAAGCTGACTGGGCCGAGCAACTGGCCAAATTTACCGAGCAGCGAATGGCGGACGATTTTCATGGCAAGATGCCATTATGGCAAAAAGCGTTGACGGATTTACCTTCCATAAAGCCTTCTGCTATAGAACTGCAACAACAGGTGGCTATTGGCGCAAAAGAAGATTTGGCGGCTTATGACACGTCTTCGTTTATTGAGCTGATCAAAACTTTTCATCCCTGGCGCAAAGGCCCGTACCAATTATTTGATATACACATTGATACTGAATGGCGATCGGATTGGAAATGGGATCGCGTATTACCGCATCTCAGTTCTTTACATGGCCGAAAAGTTCTGGATGTTGGTGGTGGCAATGGTTATCACGGTTGGCGCATGGTGGGTGAGGGCGCACAGATGGTAATGGGGATTGATCCGACATTGGTATTCAGCATGCAATATCAATTTATGCAGCACTTTATTCAAAGTGAAAAGCATTTTGTTTTACCGATTGGTATTGAACATATGCCTGAAAAACTGCATTTGTTTGATACGGTGTTTTCCATGGGCGTTTTATATCATCGCCGTTCACCGCTAAACCATTTGATGGAATTACGTCAATGTCTTCGCCCGGGTGGTGAGCTGGTCCTGGAAACGTTAATCATTGATGGGGAAGAAGGCATGAGTCTGATGCCAGAGGAACGTTACGCCAAAATGCGTAATGTCTGGTTTATTCCATCAATTCCAACGATGCTGTTATGGCTGCGGAAATGCGGTTATAAGAATGTGCGTTGTGTGGATGAAAATCTTACGTCACTGCAAGAGCAGCGGGCAACAGAGTGGATGACATTTGAATCGTTAGCCGATTTTCTGGACCCTCAGGATATGCATAAAACCATTGAAGGATATCCGGCACCAAAACGAGCCGTATTTATTG